Proteins encoded together in one Salarchaeum sp. JOR-1 window:
- a CDS encoding LAGLIDADG family homing endonuclease has translation MAQSQDQELTERFETFFRRYYSDEVGSLARQYPRDKKSLVVDWDDLYQFDPDFAEDFVRHPDQLQEAAEEALRVYDLPIDVSLGQAHVRVRNLGEATEIRRLRAEHMNTFVAVQGIVRKATDVKPKIQTAVFVCQRCGSEQHVPQGDGGFQEPYQCESCERQGPFQLDSEKSEFVDSQKLRIQESPEGLSGGETPQAIDVHIEDDIPGRVTAGDHVTATGVLRLDDSNTENDSPVFDHYMEGSFIEIEDEEFEDMEINEDDKEDIVEISQDPDIYETMVDSIAPSIYGHRQAKLAMLLQLFSGVTKHLPDGSRIRGDLHMLLIGDPGTGKCVDGDTRVTLGDGSERAIRDLVEENLDDPKPVDDGVWDDADIPLPSMAADGRLTERRATRVWKREAPERMYRIRTASGTELEVTPSHPLFTQTAGQPVARTADTLSEGEFVAAPRTLPVTGDDALDVEYRESRAPGGAHIDLPDAWTPSLARLVGYVIAEGHVVLRDDNTGDVRVTNADEEILRDVERALDELGLEHTTDGERAGTSAKRVRCSASELASFLETLEPAILERSANQRVPDAILNATRKTKREFLRAYVDSEGHVSASQRELTVASMSRKLLDGVRSLLLAFGVTTSLRPRENGSYRLRISGDDFERYVERVGFVTDRKANAAREFGDTPSNTNTDVVPEIGDRLREVREALLLSQAECGLPRSTYQHYERGDRNPSRASLSRVVRAFEARLDELRETKRRLEDGDWSDVSAARDDLRVSQATLADEMGVEQTMVSYYERNDAVPDGGRVAAAQSALVDEIETGLGVADVVEDLRSLAENDLSWERIESIETVEPSEEWVYDLEVEGTHTYLSNNVVSHNSQLLSYIRHIAPRSVYTSGKGSSSAGLTAAAVRDDFGDGQQWTLEAGALVLADQGIAAVDELDKMAADDRSAMHEALEQQQISVSKAGINATLKSRCSLLGAANPKYGRFDQYEPIGEQIDLEPALVSRFDLIFTVTDKPDPEEDSRLARHILQTNYAGELNTQRSKVSSSEFSEEEVAEQTEEVAPAVDPELLRKYIAYSRRNVYPTMSEEARQAIEDFYVDLRAEGQGEDSPVPVTARQLEALVRLAEASARVRLADEVTREDAERVIEIVRSCLQDIGVDPETGEFDADVVETGRSKTQRDRVKNIRSIIGEIQEEFEEGAPVEEVLDRAEEVGMEVSKAEHEIEKLKQKGEVYQPSQGHLRTT, from the coding sequence ATGGCGCAGTCCCAGGACCAGGAACTCACGGAGCGCTTCGAGACGTTCTTCCGTCGGTACTACAGCGACGAGGTCGGCTCGCTCGCGCGGCAGTACCCGCGGGACAAGAAGTCACTCGTGGTCGACTGGGACGACCTCTACCAGTTCGACCCCGACTTCGCGGAGGACTTCGTCCGCCACCCCGACCAACTCCAAGAGGCCGCGGAGGAAGCCCTCCGAGTCTACGACCTCCCCATCGACGTGTCGCTCGGACAGGCGCACGTCCGCGTCCGCAACCTCGGCGAGGCCACGGAAATCCGGCGTCTGCGCGCCGAACACATGAACACGTTCGTCGCCGTGCAGGGGATCGTGCGGAAGGCGACGGACGTGAAGCCAAAGATTCAGACGGCCGTGTTCGTCTGCCAGCGCTGCGGGAGCGAACAGCACGTCCCGCAGGGCGACGGCGGCTTCCAGGAACCCTACCAGTGCGAGTCCTGCGAACGCCAGGGCCCCTTCCAGCTCGACTCGGAGAAGTCCGAGTTCGTGGACAGCCAGAAGCTCCGCATCCAGGAGAGCCCCGAAGGCCTCAGCGGCGGGGAGACGCCGCAGGCCATCGACGTCCACATCGAGGACGACATCCCGGGGCGGGTGACCGCGGGCGACCACGTCACCGCCACCGGCGTCCTCCGCCTCGACGACTCGAACACCGAGAACGACTCCCCCGTCTTCGACCACTACATGGAGGGGTCGTTCATCGAAATCGAGGACGAGGAGTTCGAGGACATGGAAATCAACGAGGACGACAAGGAGGACATCGTCGAAATATCGCAGGATCCCGATATCTACGAGACGATGGTGGACTCCATCGCGCCCTCCATCTACGGCCACCGCCAGGCCAAACTCGCGATGCTCCTCCAGCTCTTCTCCGGCGTCACGAAACACCTCCCGGACGGCTCCCGCATCCGCGGCGACCTCCACATGCTCCTCATCGGAGACCCCGGAACGGGGAAGTGCGTCGACGGAGACACTCGCGTAACTCTCGGTGACGGCTCCGAGCGCGCGATTCGAGACCTCGTCGAGGAGAACCTCGACGACCCGAAGCCCGTGGACGACGGCGTGTGGGACGACGCGGACATCCCCCTTCCGTCGATGGCTGCAGATGGCAGGCTCACCGAGCGCCGCGCCACCCGCGTCTGGAAGCGCGAAGCCCCCGAGCGGATGTATCGCATCCGAACGGCGAGCGGAACCGAACTCGAAGTCACACCCTCGCACCCCCTGTTCACGCAAACGGCGGGCCAGCCGGTCGCTCGAACCGCCGACACGCTCAGCGAAGGCGAGTTCGTCGCGGCACCGCGTACACTCCCTGTCACGGGCGACGATGCGCTCGACGTCGAATACCGCGAATCGCGCGCGCCGGGCGGAGCGCACATCGACCTCCCCGACGCGTGGACCCCGTCACTCGCGCGCCTCGTCGGCTACGTTATCGCGGAAGGCCACGTCGTACTCCGAGACGACAACACCGGTGACGTGCGCGTGACCAACGCCGACGAGGAGATACTGCGGGATGTAGAGCGCGCGCTCGACGAGCTCGGTCTCGAACACACGACCGACGGCGAGCGAGCCGGAACGTCGGCGAAACGTGTTCGCTGCAGTGCGAGCGAACTCGCCAGTTTCCTCGAAACCCTCGAACCCGCAATACTCGAACGCTCGGCGAACCAGCGCGTCCCCGACGCCATCCTGAACGCGACCCGGAAGACGAAACGCGAGTTCCTGCGAGCGTACGTGGACTCCGAAGGCCACGTCTCCGCGTCGCAGCGCGAACTGACCGTGGCGTCGATGAGCCGGAAACTGCTGGATGGCGTTCGGTCGCTCCTGCTCGCGTTCGGCGTCACCACCAGCCTCCGCCCGCGAGAGAACGGGAGCTATCGGCTCCGAATCAGCGGTGACGATTTCGAGCGGTACGTGGAACGTGTCGGGTTTGTTACCGACCGGAAGGCGAACGCGGCCCGCGAGTTCGGGGACACACCGTCGAACACCAACACCGATGTCGTGCCCGAAATAGGTGACCGACTCCGGGAGGTACGAGAAGCGCTCCTTCTCTCACAGGCGGAGTGCGGACTCCCTCGGTCGACGTACCAGCACTACGAGCGCGGCGACAGGAACCCGAGTCGCGCGTCGCTCTCCCGAGTCGTGAGAGCGTTCGAGGCGCGGCTCGACGAGCTTCGTGAGACCAAACGGCGATTAGAGGACGGCGACTGGAGCGACGTGAGCGCGGCACGGGACGACCTCCGGGTCTCGCAGGCGACACTCGCGGACGAGATGGGCGTAGAGCAGACGATGGTGAGCTACTACGAGCGAAACGACGCGGTTCCCGACGGCGGCCGCGTGGCCGCCGCGCAGAGTGCGCTCGTGGACGAGATAGAAACCGGTCTCGGCGTCGCCGACGTGGTCGAGGACTTGCGCTCGCTCGCCGAGAATGACCTGTCGTGGGAGCGCATCGAATCCATCGAGACCGTAGAACCCAGTGAGGAATGGGTGTACGACCTCGAAGTCGAGGGAACGCACACGTACCTCTCGAACAACGTGGTCTCACACAACTCCCAGCTGCTCTCCTATATCCGGCACATCGCGCCGCGGTCGGTGTACACGTCCGGGAAGGGGAGTAGTTCCGCGGGGTTGACTGCGGCCGCCGTCCGGGACGACTTCGGCGACGGTCAGCAGTGGACGCTCGAAGCGGGCGCGCTCGTGCTCGCCGACCAGGGCATCGCGGCGGTGGACGAACTGGACAAGATGGCGGCGGACGACCGCTCCGCGATGCACGAGGCATTGGAACAGCAGCAGATTTCGGTGTCGAAGGCGGGTATCAACGCCACCCTCAAGTCGCGGTGCAGTCTCTTGGGGGCGGCGAACCCGAAGTACGGGCGGTTCGACCAGTACGAACCCATCGGGGAGCAGATAGACCTCGAACCGGCGCTCGTCTCGCGGTTCGACCTCATCTTCACGGTGACGGACAAGCCCGACCCCGAGGAGGACTCGCGGCTCGCGCGCCACATCCTCCAGACGAACTACGCGGGCGAACTGAACACGCAGCGCTCGAAGGTGTCGTCGAGCGAGTTCAGCGAAGAAGAGGTCGCGGAGCAGACGGAGGAGGTCGCGCCCGCTGTCGACCCCGAGCTCCTCCGGAAGTATATCGCGTACTCGCGGCGGAACGTCTACCCGACCATGAGCGAGGAGGCGCGGCAGGCCATCGAGGACTTCTACGTCGACCTCCGCGCCGAGGGGCAGGGCGAGGACTCGCCGGTTCCCGTGACCGCCCGGCAGCTGGAGGCGCTCGTGCGACTCGCGGAAGCATCCGCGCGCGTCCGGTTAGCGGACGAAGTGACGCGGGAGGACGCCGAGCGCGTCATCGAAATCGTCCGCTCCTGCCTGCAGGACATCGGCGTCGATCCGGAGACCGGCGAGTTCGACGCGGACGTCGTGGAGACGGGGCGGTCGAAGACCCAGCGCGACCGCGTGAAGAACATCCGGAGCATCATCGGCGAGATCCAGGAGGAGTTCGAGGAGGGAGCGCCCGTCGAGGAAGTACTCGACCGTGCGGAGGAAGTCGGCATGGAGGTATCAAAGGCCGAACACGAGATAGAGAAGCTCAAACAGAAGGGCGAGGTGTACCAGCCGAGCCAGGGCCACCTCCGAACCACGTAG
- a CDS encoding HIT family protein: MDDCIFCQIVDGDVPARVVYEDEDVLAFLDANPLAAGHTLVIPKSHHETLDEVPPEPGASLFAAIHSLTPRIEDAVDADGSNVGFNNGAAAGQEVPHVHAHIVPRFEGDGGNPIHAVAGSPPDLDDDDLDALADDIAAAAGDHTPD, encoded by the coding sequence ATGGACGACTGCATCTTCTGTCAGATCGTCGACGGCGACGTTCCCGCGCGCGTCGTGTACGAGGACGAGGACGTGCTCGCGTTCCTCGACGCGAACCCCCTCGCGGCCGGGCACACGCTCGTCATCCCGAAATCCCACCACGAGACGCTCGACGAGGTGCCGCCCGAACCCGGGGCGTCGCTGTTCGCGGCCATCCACTCCCTCACGCCCCGCATCGAGGACGCCGTGGACGCCGACGGCTCGAACGTCGGGTTCAACAACGGCGCGGCCGCCGGCCAGGAGGTTCCGCACGTCCACGCACACATCGTTCCCCGCTTCGAGGGCGACGGCGGTAACCCCATCCACGCCGTCGCCGGCAGTCCGCCCGACCTCGACGACGACGACCTCGACGCCCTCGCGGACGACATCGCGGCTGCCGCCGGCGACCACACTCCGGACTAA
- a CDS encoding transcription initiation factor IIB family protein, producing MSRSCPECQGSLATERIETVCTECGLVVADDPLDRGPEWRACDADERERTGAPLTRSRHDRGLSTEIGRSTRVKGRKRRRLARMRRQHDRARIASKTDRNKVYAFTEIRRVVSQLSLPYSVRDQACALFSSAQDESLLRGRSLEGFAAAAVYAVCRTNSVARTVGEVVAVARADRNELRAAYAAMNRDLGLPVGPIDPREYLPRFATELALPPAIERRARALLDDLTVGGKNPSGVAAACLYAAARDTDHAVTQADAAAVADVTPVTLRSTYRALD from the coding sequence ATGAGTCGAAGTTGCCCCGAATGCCAGGGTTCGCTCGCCACCGAACGTATCGAGACCGTCTGCACCGAGTGCGGGCTGGTCGTCGCCGACGACCCCCTCGACCGCGGGCCGGAGTGGCGGGCGTGCGACGCCGACGAACGCGAACGTACCGGCGCGCCGCTCACGCGCTCCCGTCACGACCGCGGGCTCTCCACCGAAATCGGCCGCAGCACGCGCGTGAAGGGACGCAAGCGCCGCCGGCTCGCGCGGATGCGCCGCCAGCACGACCGCGCCCGCATCGCGTCGAAGACTGACCGGAACAAGGTGTACGCGTTCACCGAGATCCGCCGCGTCGTCTCGCAGTTGTCGCTCCCGTACAGCGTCCGCGATCAGGCGTGCGCGCTGTTCTCGTCCGCCCAGGACGAATCCCTGTTGCGCGGGCGGAGTCTCGAGGGATTCGCGGCCGCGGCGGTCTACGCCGTCTGCCGCACGAACAGCGTCGCTCGAACGGTCGGGGAAGTCGTCGCTGTCGCGCGCGCCGACCGGAACGAACTCCGCGCCGCCTACGCCGCGATGAACCGCGATCTCGGTCTCCCCGTCGGCCCTATCGACCCCCGCGAGTACCTCCCGCGATTCGCCACCGAACTCGCCCTCCCACCCGCGATCGAACGCCGCGCCCGCGCCCTCCTCGACGACCTCACGGTTGGCGGGAAGAACCCGAGCGGGGTCGCCGCCGCCTGCCTCTACGCCGCCGCCCGCGACACCGACCACGCCGTCACGCAGGCCGACGCCGCCGCAGTCGCGGACGTGACGCCCGTCACCCTCCGCAGCACCTACCGCGCGCTCGACTGA
- a CDS encoding chromosome partitioning protein ParA, with protein sequence MILAVCGGKGGVGKSTTAFNLAALLDAVVVDGDLAMADLPTARGPDFHDVLASRATAVEAVREDGAVRILPCGRSLGGARACDLGRIADALAAVEDEYGAVVVDCPAGLNAAVGAPLAAADACVLVTTPAPPALADALRTRELARELDAGLAAVALNRTSGRETVEGDGSKGAYERTFGGPVVRIPERRAVATAGGRGVPVALSHPGSDASGAFRRLAARVQSSAR encoded by the coding sequence GTGATTCTCGCGGTCTGCGGCGGGAAGGGCGGCGTCGGGAAGTCCACGACGGCGTTCAACCTCGCGGCGCTCCTCGACGCAGTGGTGGTGGACGGCGACCTCGCGATGGCCGACCTGCCGACCGCACGCGGCCCCGATTTCCACGACGTACTCGCGAGCCGCGCGACTGCCGTGGAGGCGGTGCGCGAGGACGGCGCGGTGCGGATTCTGCCCTGCGGGCGGTCGCTCGGCGGCGCGCGGGCCTGCGACCTCGGGCGCATCGCGGACGCGCTCGCGGCGGTCGAAGACGAGTACGGCGCGGTGGTGGTGGACTGCCCGGCAGGGTTGAACGCGGCCGTGGGCGCGCCGCTCGCAGCGGCGGACGCCTGCGTGCTCGTGACGACGCCCGCGCCGCCGGCGCTCGCGGACGCGCTCAGGACGCGGGAGCTCGCGCGGGAGCTCGACGCCGGCCTCGCCGCCGTGGCACTCAATCGGACGAGCGGGAGAGAGACGGTGGAGGGCGATGGATCCAAGGGGGCGTACGAGCGGACGTTCGGCGGGCCGGTGGTTCGAATACCGGAGCGGCGTGCGGTCGCGACGGCGGGCGGGCGCGGTGTACCCGTGGCGCTGTCGCATCCGGGTTCGGACGCGAGCGGGGCGTTCCGCCGGCTCGCGGCGCGGGTTCAGTCGAGCGCGCGGTAG
- the ileS gene encoding isoleucine--tRNA ligase, with translation MERFASVPDQYDPEDVRERVFEYWDEVDAYERTKQHRADGEDFFFVDGPPYTSGAAHLGTTWNKTLKDAYIRYHRMLGYDVTDRPGYDMHGLPIETKVEEKLGFENKKDIEEYGIEKFIEECKTFAESQLEGLQEDFKSFGVWMDWENPYKTIDPTYMEAAWWGFSRAAERDLVEQGKRSISQCPRCETAIANNEVEYEDVEDPTVYVKFPLSEGEGSEAGERASGDAAGSDEAGSLVIYTTTPWTIPANEFVAVHEDLTYQKVAAEKDGERDVLYVAEDCVENVLSKGRYDDYEVLDSFPGSHMLGWEYDHPLREEVPDTPDTEGTGRVYHADYVEAEDTGLVHSAPGHGEVDFERGEELGLPVFCPVAEDGTYTEQGGKYEGQFVKDADEEITKDLSRKGLLLASGTVTHSYGHCWRCDTPILQLATDQWFITITDVKDDLLDNMEDSEWHPQWARDNRFRDFIESAPDWNVSRQRYWGIPVPIWVAEGTKGENPEDRIVVGSRDELAELADQDLDPDEMDIHKPTVDDVTITEEGVTYERVPDVFDVWLDSSVASWGTVNYPSEEEGFEELWPADLIMEAHDQTRGWFWSQLGMGTAAMDEVPYDEVLMHGFANDENGRKMSKSVGNVVQPGEAIERYGADAMRMFLLSVTPQGDDMRFSWDEMENMARDLNILWNVFRFPLPYMRMDGFDPAVPESAGGSGVELAVDDDALLVEDEWLLSRLQEVKHEMSDYWEAFEQHRALDELLTFVVEDVSRYYVQLVRDRVWEEEQTEAKTAAYATLYKVLLEVVQLLAPYAPFVSEEIYGHLTGDDGHPTVHMCDWPTETERYRQPALEDDVAVLRDIEEAGGNARQQAGRKLRWPVAEVTIDADSEAVADAVDSHRGLLADRLNARTITVVGPEKNYGNVEYSARADMSVLGPAFGGDAGDVMDALNDARVASDDLDDLEAVVSDALGREVELTPEMVEFVEETPDDVAATDFDGGTVYLDTTLDDDVESEGYAREVIRRAQELRKDLDLDMDAQIRLDVQVFDDRVARLIHEREDLIKDEVRARELAEVSGDTANAVVEEYEDVEGVRMILGVQKV, from the coding sequence ATGGAACGCTTCGCTTCGGTCCCCGACCAGTACGACCCCGAGGACGTGCGAGAGCGCGTCTTCGAGTACTGGGACGAGGTCGACGCATACGAACGGACGAAACAGCATCGAGCGGACGGCGAGGACTTCTTCTTCGTGGACGGCCCGCCGTACACGAGCGGCGCCGCCCACCTCGGAACGACGTGGAACAAGACCCTCAAGGACGCCTACATCCGCTACCACCGGATGCTCGGGTACGACGTGACGGACCGCCCGGGCTACGACATGCACGGCCTCCCCATCGAGACGAAAGTCGAGGAAAAACTGGGGTTCGAGAACAAGAAGGACATCGAGGAGTACGGCATCGAGAAGTTCATCGAGGAGTGCAAGACGTTCGCGGAGTCCCAGCTGGAGGGCTTACAGGAGGACTTCAAGTCCTTCGGCGTGTGGATGGACTGGGAGAACCCCTACAAGACCATCGACCCGACGTACATGGAGGCCGCGTGGTGGGGGTTCTCCCGCGCCGCCGAACGCGATCTCGTCGAGCAGGGAAAGCGCTCCATCAGCCAGTGTCCGCGCTGCGAGACCGCCATCGCGAACAACGAAGTCGAGTACGAGGACGTCGAGGATCCGACCGTCTACGTGAAGTTCCCACTCAGCGAGGGCGAGGGAAGCGAGGCCGGGGAACGCGCGAGCGGCGACGCCGCGGGCAGCGACGAGGCGGGGAGTCTCGTCATCTACACGACGACGCCGTGGACGATTCCCGCGAACGAGTTCGTCGCCGTGCACGAAGACCTCACGTACCAGAAGGTCGCCGCGGAGAAGGACGGCGAGCGCGACGTCCTCTACGTCGCGGAGGACTGCGTGGAGAACGTCCTCTCGAAGGGACGCTACGACGACTACGAAGTCCTCGACTCCTTCCCCGGCAGCCACATGCTCGGCTGGGAGTACGACCACCCGCTCCGCGAGGAAGTCCCCGACACCCCCGACACCGAGGGGACTGGTCGGGTCTACCACGCCGACTACGTCGAGGCCGAAGACACCGGTCTCGTGCACTCCGCGCCCGGCCACGGTGAGGTGGACTTCGAGCGCGGCGAGGAACTCGGCCTCCCGGTCTTCTGCCCGGTCGCCGAGGACGGCACCTACACCGAGCAGGGCGGGAAGTACGAGGGCCAGTTCGTGAAGGACGCCGACGAGGAAATCACGAAAGACCTCTCCCGGAAGGGGCTCCTGCTCGCGTCCGGGACGGTGACGCACTCGTACGGCCACTGCTGGCGGTGCGACACGCCCATCCTCCAGCTCGCGACCGACCAGTGGTTCATCACCATCACCGACGTGAAGGACGACCTCCTCGACAACATGGAGGACTCAGAGTGGCACCCGCAGTGGGCGCGCGACAACCGCTTCCGGGACTTCATCGAGAGCGCGCCGGACTGGAACGTCTCCCGCCAGCGCTACTGGGGGATTCCCGTCCCCATCTGGGTCGCCGAGGGGACGAAGGGCGAGAACCCGGAAGACCGCATCGTCGTCGGCAGTCGGGACGAACTCGCGGAGCTCGCAGACCAGGACCTCGACCCCGACGAGATGGACATCCACAAGCCCACCGTGGACGACGTCACCATCACCGAAGAGGGCGTGACGTACGAGCGCGTCCCGGACGTGTTCGACGTGTGGCTCGACAGCTCGGTGGCGTCGTGGGGAACCGTGAACTACCCGAGCGAGGAGGAGGGCTTCGAGGAGCTCTGGCCCGCCGACCTCATCATGGAGGCGCACGACCAGACCCGCGGCTGGTTCTGGAGCCAGCTCGGGATGGGGACGGCCGCGATGGACGAAGTCCCCTACGACGAAGTCCTCATGCACGGGTTCGCGAACGACGAGAACGGCCGGAAGATGAGCAAATCGGTTGGGAACGTCGTGCAGCCCGGCGAAGCCATCGAGCGCTACGGCGCTGACGCGATGCGGATGTTCCTCCTCTCCGTCACGCCGCAGGGCGATGACATGCGGTTCTCGTGGGACGAGATGGAGAACATGGCGCGCGACCTCAACATCCTCTGGAACGTCTTCCGCTTCCCCCTCCCCTACATGCGGATGGACGGGTTCGATCCCGCCGTCCCCGAATCCGCGGGCGGAAGCGGCGTCGAACTCGCCGTGGACGACGACGCCCTGCTCGTGGAGGACGAGTGGCTGCTCTCCCGCCTCCAGGAAGTCAAACACGAGATGAGCGACTACTGGGAGGCCTTCGAGCAGCACCGCGCGCTCGACGAACTCCTCACGTTCGTCGTCGAGGACGTCTCGCGGTACTACGTCCAGCTCGTCCGCGACCGCGTCTGGGAGGAAGAACAGACCGAGGCGAAGACCGCGGCGTACGCGACGCTCTACAAGGTGCTTCTGGAGGTCGTGCAGTTGCTCGCGCCGTACGCGCCGTTCGTCAGCGAGGAGATCTACGGACACCTCACGGGCGACGACGGCCATCCGACCGTCCACATGTGCGACTGGCCGACGGAGACGGAGCGATACCGCCAGCCCGCACTGGAGGACGACGTGGCGGTCCTGCGGGACATCGAGGAGGCCGGCGGGAACGCCCGCCAGCAGGCCGGCCGAAAGCTCCGGTGGCCGGTCGCGGAGGTCACCATCGACGCCGACTCGGAAGCGGTCGCGGACGCGGTGGACAGCCACCGCGGCCTGCTCGCGGACCGCCTGAACGCGAGAACGATAACGGTCGTCGGCCCCGAGAAGAACTACGGGAACGTCGAGTACTCGGCGCGCGCCGACATGAGCGTGCTCGGCCCGGCGTTCGGCGGGGACGCCGGCGACGTGATGGACGCGCTGAACGACGCCCGGGTCGCGAGCGACGACCTCGACGACCTCGAAGCCGTCGTGAGTGACGCGCTCGGCCGCGAGGTCGAACTCACGCCCGAGATGGTGGAGTTCGTGGAGGAGACGCCGGACGACGTGGCGGCGACGGACTTCGACGGCGGCACCGTCTACCTCGACACCACGCTCGACGACGACGTGGAGAGCGAGGGCTATGCGAGAGAGGTCATCCGGCGCGCCCAGGAACTCCGGAAAGACCTCGACCTCGACATGGACGCGCAGATTCGCCTCGACGTGCAGGTGTTCGACGACCGAGTCGCCCGACTGATCCACGAGCGCGAAGACCTCATCAAGGACGAGGTGCGGGCGCGCGAACTCGCCGAAGTCAGCGGGGACACCGCGAACGCGGTCGTGGAGGAGTACGAGGACGTGGAGGGCGTGCGGATGATACTCGGCGTGCAGAAAGTCTAG
- a CDS encoding ParA family protein, whose product MDSPRTAAFVGTVGGAGTTRACLETGARLAAADRDTLVLDLDFDTQGLARHVRGDIDGDTTALLTDSDIALADARHDRALDAPGRLALAPAHAPFGRVAAAKTADAAQRLDTVLDAALADFDHVLLDTPTVASNPAVAAVTDADRVALVFPGTPRGTDATARERGRLADVGASAHALVATRTTLEAAPPDADRAVPDLAGEPVGVAATPGTSAARAAGLLAETLFDLELDHEEPAGRFDALRRRLP is encoded by the coding sequence ATGGACTCTCCCCGAACTGCGGCGTTCGTCGGCACCGTCGGCGGCGCGGGCACCACCCGCGCGTGCCTCGAAACCGGCGCACGCCTCGCCGCCGCCGACCGCGACACGCTCGTCCTCGACCTCGATTTCGACACGCAGGGTCTCGCCCGGCACGTCCGCGGCGACATCGACGGCGACACGACTGCGCTTCTCACTGATTCCGACATCGCGCTCGCGGACGCCCGTCACGACCGCGCGCTGGACGCGCCGGGCCGCCTCGCGCTCGCTCCCGCCCACGCGCCCTTCGGTCGCGTTGCGGCCGCGAAGACGGCGGACGCCGCACAGCGACTCGACACCGTCCTCGACGCGGCGCTCGCGGACTTCGACCACGTCCTCCTCGACACGCCGACGGTCGCCTCCAACCCCGCCGTCGCCGCGGTGACGGACGCCGACCGCGTCGCGCTCGTCTTCCCCGGGACGCCGCGCGGAACCGACGCCACCGCCCGAGAACGCGGCCGCCTCGCCGACGTTGGTGCGAGCGCCCACGCCCTCGTCGCCACCCGAACTACGCTGGAGGCCGCGCCGCCGGACGCCGACCGCGCGGTTCCCGACCTCGCGGGCGAACCGGTCGGCGTCGCCGCCACCCCCGGAACGAGCGCCGCACGGGCCGCTGGACTGCTCGCGGAGACGCTGTTCGACCTCGAACTCGACCACGAAGAACCCGCTGGTCGGTTTGACGCGCTCCGCCGCCGGCTACCGTAG
- a CDS encoding N-acetyltransferase family protein, whose translation MRKVIEIDAKRGAGTLVGDHSPRPVVRSVVDDEGRALTLRTYPRLPERELDALVGMYDDFDPADRAQGIPPAGVPQIAAWLSGLRDGSHVVASHDGDPVGHAALVPDHDGAYELAIFVHQAYQGAHVGTTILRSLLARADEAGLAVRLHVERGNRPAVALYENLGFETVVTRPCEYTMRRPPNDGVWIDTSL comes from the coding sequence GTGAGAAAAGTGATTGAAATAGACGCGAAACGCGGCGCTGGAACGCTAGTCGGCGATCACTCTCCGCGACCCGTCGTCCGGTCGGTCGTCGACGACGAGGGGCGCGCGCTCACCCTCCGCACGTATCCGCGGCTCCCCGAACGCGAACTCGACGCCCTCGTCGGGATGTACGACGACTTCGACCCCGCCGACCGCGCGCAGGGCATTCCGCCGGCCGGCGTCCCGCAGATAGCGGCGTGGCTCTCCGGCCTCCGCGACGGCTCCCACGTCGTCGCGAGCCACGACGGCGACCCCGTCGGGCACGCCGCGCTCGTCCCCGACCACGACGGCGCGTACGAACTCGCCATCTTCGTCCACCAGGCCTACCAGGGCGCGCACGTCGGCACCACGATCCTGCGCTCCCTGCTCGCGCGCGCCGACGAGGCTGGCCTCGCCGTTCGACTGCACGTCGAACGCGGCAACCGTCCCGCGGTCGCGCTCTACGAGAACCTCGGATTCGAGACCGTCGTCACGCGGCCCTGCGAGTACACGATGCGTCGTCCGCCCAACGACGGTGTCTGGATCGACACGTCCCTGTAG